From Brassica oleracea var. oleracea cultivar TO1000 chromosome C3, BOL, whole genome shotgun sequence, a single genomic window includes:
- the LOC106335711 gene encoding uncharacterized protein LOC106335711, with translation MYKSHILSLSLPCLNLVFSPFLASQRQPFSLHKRNLPSLVAVSSNSDNVAGENDGGMSEAKKGSGTTARGRRLLKVREEKRKRDYDRLHDYPSWAKVLESACKDDEELRAVLGDSIGNPELMRKKVEERVRKKGKDFQKQKTGSVLSFKVSFRDFNPVDSFIWFELYGSPSDRDVDLFGSVIQAWYVMGRLGAFNTSNLQLANSSMEYDPLYDAEKGFKVMPSSFHDISDVEFQDNWGRVWVDLGTSDIFALDVLLNSLTVVGSEYLGIQQVVFGGKRMGDWEEGMTNPDFGYKYFKI, from the exons ATGTACAAAAGTCATATCTTATCCCTCTCCCTTCCTTGTCTGAATCTTGTTTTCTCTCCCTTCCTTGCGTCTCAGAGACAACCATTTTCTCTCCACAAGCGTAACCTTCCCTCTCTAGTCGCTGTCTCTTCTAATTCCGACAACGTCGCCGGTGAAAATGACGGCGGGATGTCGGAAGCGAAGAAAGGCTCGGGGACGACGGCGAGAGGAAGGAGATTACTCAAAGTTAGAGAAGAGAAGAGAAAACGCGACTACGATCGTCTCCACGATTACCCATCTTGGGCCAA GGTACTTGAGAGTGCTTGTAAAGATGATGAAGAGCTTCGAGCTGTTCTTGGTGATAGCATAGGCAACCCTGAGCTCATGAGAAAGAAG GTAGAAGAAAGGGTAAGGAAGAAGGGAAAAGATTTCCAGAAGCAGAAGACTGGCTCTGTGCTTTCTTTCAAAGTTAGCTTCAGAGA TTTCAATCCTGTTGACTCCTTCATATGGTTTGAGCTCTATGGATCGCCTTCAGATCGAGATGTTGATCTTTTTGGAAGT GTTATACAGGCATGGTATGTTATGGGGAGATTGGGCGCTTTCAATACATCTAACTTACAG CTAGCAAACTCATCTATGGAATATGATCCTCTCTACGACGCAGAGAAGGGCTTCAAAGTGATGCCTTCATCCTTCCATGACATCAGTGACGTTGAATTTCAGGACAACTGGGGTCGTGTCTG GGTTGATCTTGGTACTTCTGATATCTTCGCACTTGATGTGCTTCTCAACAGTTTGACAGTTGTGGGTTCAGA GTACTTGGGCATTCAGCAAGTAGTATTTGGTGGTAAACGAATGGGAGACTGGGAAGAGGGGATGACAAATCCTGATTTTGGATACAAGTACTTCAAGATTTGA